In a single window of the Elaeis guineensis isolate ETL-2024a chromosome 4, EG11, whole genome shotgun sequence genome:
- the LOC140850789 gene encoding monothiol glutaredoxin-S11-like isoform X1, producing MGSVKDVQSKKDLDDSLRGPAPVVLHFWASWCEASKQMDQVFAHLATDFPHALFFRVEAEEQPEISDTFAVSAVPYFVFCKDGKTVDTLEGANPSSLANKVAKVAGPTNLAESAAPASLGVAAGPTVLETVKELAKDNGSSHRESPSSDLNDKLKLHLQQLVNSHPIFLFMKGSPEEPKCGFSRKVVEILKEEGVQFGTFDILTDNEVREGMKKFSNWPTYPQLFCKGELLGGCDIAIAMHESGELKEVFRDHGIPVVSSETKVGESAKPELPVSGKVGGVSDSTGLSAALTSRLESLINLCPVMVFMKGKPEEPKCGFSRKVVEILHQEKVAFDSFDILSDDEVRQGLKVYSNWSSYPQLYIKGELIGGSDIVLEMQKSGELKKVLAEKGIVPKENLEDRLKNLISSSAVMLFMKGTPDAPRCGFSSKVVDALQKEGISFGSFDILSDEEVRQGLKTFSNWPTFPQLYYKGELIGGCDIVLEMHNNGELKSALSEEGF from the exons CGATTTCCCCCACGCCCTCTTCTTTAGG GTTGAAGCAGAAGAACAGCCAGAAATTTCAGACACTTTTGCAGTTTCTGCAGTGCCATACTTTGTGTTCTGCAAG GATGGTAAAACTGTTGATACACTGGAGGGTGCAAATCCATCCAGTCTGGCTAACAAAGTCGCAAAAGTTGCTGGACCTACTAATCTTGCAGAATCTGCTGCACCGGCCAGTCTTGGCGTGGCTGCTGGACCTACTGTTCTGGAAACAGTCAAAGAGCTGGCAAAAGATAATGGTTCTTCACACAGGGAAAGCCCAAGCTCTGACCTTAATGATAAATTGAAGCTACATCTACAACAGCTTGTGAATTCTCATCCTATTTTCCTGTTCATGAAAGGAAGTCCCGAGGAACCAAAGTGTGGGTTTAGCCGGAAGGTTGTTGAAATTTTAAAAGAGGAGGGAGTTCAATTTGGAACCTTTGATATACTTACAGATAATGAAGTGCGTGAGGGGATGAAGAAGTTTTCGAACTGGCCAACCTACCCTCAGCTTTTTTGCAAGGGTGAGCTTCTTGGTGGCTGTGATATTGCAATCGCCATGCATGAAAGTGGTGAACTAAAGGAGGTCTTCAGAGATCATGGAATTCCTGTTGTTTCCAGTGAAACTAAAGTTGGAGAATCGGCAAAACCCGAGCTTCCTGTATCTGGGAAAGTTGGAGGTGTTTCTGACTCCACAGGCCTCAGTGCTGCATTGACGTCTCGTCTTGAAAGCCTTATTAATTTGTGCCCTGTTATGGTGTTTATGAAAGGGAAACCTGAGGAGCCGAAGTGTGGATTTAGTCGAAAGGTGGTTGAAATTCTCCATCAGGAGAAGGTTGCTTTTGACAGCTTTGACATTCTTTCTGATGATGAAGTCAGGCAGGGACTCAAAGTTTACTCCAACTGGTCTAGCTATCCACAACTATATATAAAAGGTGAGCTGATTGGAGGATCAGATATCGTGTTGGAGATGCAGAAGAGTGGGGAACTGAAGAAAGTACTGGCTGAGAAGGGGATTGTTCCAAAAGAAAATCTTGAGGATCGGCTGAAAAATCTGATCTCCTCATCAGCAGTAATGCTTTTCATGAAGGGCACACCAGATGCTCCCCGCTGTGGTTTCAGCTCAAAGGTTGTGGATGCTCTTCAAAAGGAAGGTATTAGCTTTGGGTCCTTTGACATCCTGAGTGATGAAGAAGTGAGGCAGGGATTGAAGACATTTTCTAACTGGCCAACCTTCCCTCAACTCTATTACAAAGGTGAGCTTATTGGGGGTTGTGACATTGTATTGGAGATGCATAATAATGGGGAGCTCAAATCTGCTCTTTCTGAGGAGGGATTTTGA
- the LOC140850789 gene encoding monothiol glutaredoxin-S11-like isoform X2: MCRYFKSPYWDGKTVDTLEGANPSSLANKVAKVAGPTNLAESAAPASLGVAAGPTVLETVKELAKDNGSSHRESPSSDLNDKLKLHLQQLVNSHPIFLFMKGSPEEPKCGFSRKVVEILKEEGVQFGTFDILTDNEVREGMKKFSNWPTYPQLFCKGELLGGCDIAIAMHESGELKEVFRDHGIPVVSSETKVGESAKPELPVSGKVGGVSDSTGLSAALTSRLESLINLCPVMVFMKGKPEEPKCGFSRKVVEILHQEKVAFDSFDILSDDEVRQGLKVYSNWSSYPQLYIKGELIGGSDIVLEMQKSGELKKVLAEKGIVPKENLEDRLKNLISSSAVMLFMKGTPDAPRCGFSSKVVDALQKEGISFGSFDILSDEEVRQGLKTFSNWPTFPQLYYKGELIGGCDIVLEMHNNGELKSALSEEGF, translated from the exons ATGTGTAGATATTTCAAATCTCCATATTGG GATGGTAAAACTGTTGATACACTGGAGGGTGCAAATCCATCCAGTCTGGCTAACAAAGTCGCAAAAGTTGCTGGACCTACTAATCTTGCAGAATCTGCTGCACCGGCCAGTCTTGGCGTGGCTGCTGGACCTACTGTTCTGGAAACAGTCAAAGAGCTGGCAAAAGATAATGGTTCTTCACACAGGGAAAGCCCAAGCTCTGACCTTAATGATAAATTGAAGCTACATCTACAACAGCTTGTGAATTCTCATCCTATTTTCCTGTTCATGAAAGGAAGTCCCGAGGAACCAAAGTGTGGGTTTAGCCGGAAGGTTGTTGAAATTTTAAAAGAGGAGGGAGTTCAATTTGGAACCTTTGATATACTTACAGATAATGAAGTGCGTGAGGGGATGAAGAAGTTTTCGAACTGGCCAACCTACCCTCAGCTTTTTTGCAAGGGTGAGCTTCTTGGTGGCTGTGATATTGCAATCGCCATGCATGAAAGTGGTGAACTAAAGGAGGTCTTCAGAGATCATGGAATTCCTGTTGTTTCCAGTGAAACTAAAGTTGGAGAATCGGCAAAACCCGAGCTTCCTGTATCTGGGAAAGTTGGAGGTGTTTCTGACTCCACAGGCCTCAGTGCTGCATTGACGTCTCGTCTTGAAAGCCTTATTAATTTGTGCCCTGTTATGGTGTTTATGAAAGGGAAACCTGAGGAGCCGAAGTGTGGATTTAGTCGAAAGGTGGTTGAAATTCTCCATCAGGAGAAGGTTGCTTTTGACAGCTTTGACATTCTTTCTGATGATGAAGTCAGGCAGGGACTCAAAGTTTACTCCAACTGGTCTAGCTATCCACAACTATATATAAAAGGTGAGCTGATTGGAGGATCAGATATCGTGTTGGAGATGCAGAAGAGTGGGGAACTGAAGAAAGTACTGGCTGAGAAGGGGATTGTTCCAAAAGAAAATCTTGAGGATCGGCTGAAAAATCTGATCTCCTCATCAGCAGTAATGCTTTTCATGAAGGGCACACCAGATGCTCCCCGCTGTGGTTTCAGCTCAAAGGTTGTGGATGCTCTTCAAAAGGAAGGTATTAGCTTTGGGTCCTTTGACATCCTGAGTGATGAAGAAGTGAGGCAGGGATTGAAGACATTTTCTAACTGGCCAACCTTCCCTCAACTCTATTACAAAGGTGAGCTTATTGGGGGTTGTGACATTGTATTGGAGATGCATAATAATGGGGAGCTCAAATCTGCTCTTTCTGAGGAGGGATTTTGA
- the LOC105042876 gene encoding heat stress transcription factor B-4d-like yields the protein MEASRKTASASNRPGRTPSMRARSLAPFLSKTYELVEGSEAPHVVSWNEEGSGFVVWLPQEFSQFILPKYFKHCNFASFIRQLNTYGFKKSASDRWEFRHEKFQKGRRHLLAEITRRKCEPSVFPSFLKACEKCPPPVENDLLEENKVLQQKNAELLSQIKHYKALEGELLKRLSQYVR from the exons ATGGAGGCCAGCAGGAAGACTGCATCGGCGTCGAACCGGCCGGGCCGCACACCGAGCATGAGGGCCAGATCACTGGCCCCATTCCTCTCGAAGACTTATGAACTCGTCGAGGGATCGGAGGCACCGCATGTCGTCTCATGGAATGAAGAAGGGAGTGGGTTTGTTGTGTGGTTGCCGCAGGAGTTCTCACAGTTCATACTGCCCAAATACTTCAAGCACTGCAACTTTGCCAGCTTCATCCGCCAGCTTAATACATAT ggattcaaaaaatctgcTTCTGATCGTTGGGAATTCCGGCATGAGAAGTTTCAAAAGGGCAGAAGGCATTTGCTAGCAGAGATTACTAGAAGAAAATGTGAACCAAGTGTCTTCCCTAGTTTTCTAAAAGCCTGTGAAAAATGCCCACCTCCAGTAGAGAATGATCTACTTGAAGAAAACAAGGTCCTACAGCAAAAGAATGCAGAGCTGCTGTCGCAGATCAAACATTACAAGGCTCTCGAGGGAGAATTGCTAAAACGCCTATCCCAATATGTCAGATGA